A section of the Bradyrhizobium oligotrophicum S58 genome encodes:
- a CDS encoding nuclear transport factor 2 family protein, with translation MTAAANKQLMQHLLAKAAAGDRTPYVEAIADDVRMVVTGQYSWSQTFRGKEALLRDLYGHLASLLADGRRTIPLRFIADDDHVVVEGKGEMRTKAGQPYNNDYCLIYRLRDGRIVEIREYCDSALTEAVLGPFPAALKQAG, from the coding sequence ATGACCGCCGCCGCCAACAAGCAATTGATGCAGCACCTGCTCGCCAAGGCCGCCGCCGGCGACCGCACACCCTATGTCGAGGCCATCGCCGACGACGTCAGGATGGTCGTCACCGGACAATATTCATGGTCGCAGACGTTCAGGGGCAAGGAGGCGCTGCTGCGCGATCTCTACGGTCATCTCGCCAGCCTTCTGGCGGACGGACGCCGCACCATTCCGCTGCGCTTCATCGCCGATGACGACCATGTCGTGGTCGAAGGCAAGGGCGAGATGCGCACGAAAGCGGGCCAGCCCTACAACAACGACTACTGCCTGATCTACCGGCTGCGCGACGGGCGCATCGTCGAGATCCGGGAATATTGCGATTCGGCGCTGACGGAGGCGGTGCTCGGGCCGTTTCCAGCCGCGCTGAAGCAGGCCGGCTGA
- a CDS encoding LysR family transcriptional regulator, whose protein sequence is MNLTALDLNLLVALDALLRESSVSRAALRIGLSQPATSHALQRLRDLIGDPLLVRTGARMELTPRALALRAPLALALDQVRGLFTPDVFDAASSERQFRLMMPDLAVELLMPPLMAKVTRAAPNIRIDVVPWRGPAIFHAEFGRTIDMVISIGDAFKGFHRQLLYTDSDALAVRRGHPIGRRLSKRDAFLAARHVAVVLRGQSEDLIDMWLRSKGWERRIALVVPSYIEALHVAARTDLVAFVPRRLIAALARQLSLATVAPPLDPGLDEQYMFYPTRAQIEPGSIWLRTLMLETGRELGSLPARMTKGG, encoded by the coding sequence ATGAATTTGACCGCGCTCGATCTGAATCTGCTGGTGGCCCTCGACGCATTGCTGCGCGAAAGCAGCGTCAGCCGGGCGGCCCTGCGGATCGGCCTGTCGCAACCCGCCACCAGCCACGCGCTGCAGCGGCTGCGCGATCTGATCGGCGATCCGTTGTTGGTGCGCACCGGCGCGCGGATGGAATTGACGCCGCGCGCGCTCGCCTTGCGCGCCCCGCTCGCGCTGGCGCTGGATCAGGTGCGCGGCCTGTTCACGCCGGACGTGTTCGACGCCGCCAGCAGCGAGCGCCAGTTTCGCCTGATGATGCCCGATCTCGCGGTCGAACTGCTGATGCCGCCCTTGATGGCGAAGGTGACGCGGGCTGCGCCCAACATCCGCATCGACGTCGTGCCGTGGCGGGGACCCGCGATCTTCCACGCCGAGTTCGGCCGCACCATCGACATGGTGATCTCGATCGGCGACGCCTTCAAAGGCTTTCACCGCCAGTTGCTCTACACCGACAGCGATGCGCTCGCGGTGCGGCGCGGTCACCCGATCGGCAGGCGGCTGAGCAAGCGAGACGCCTTTCTGGCGGCCCGGCACGTCGCCGTCGTGCTGCGCGGCCAGAGCGAGGACCTGATCGACATGTGGTTACGAAGCAAGGGCTGGGAGCGGCGGATCGCGCTGGTGGTGCCGAGCTACATCGAGGCGCTGCATGTCGCCGCGCGCACCGATCTCGTGGCCTTCGTGCCGCGGCGGCTGATCGCGGCGCTGGCGCGGCAATTGTCGCTTGCGACCGTTGCGCCGCCGCTCGATCCCGGCCTCGACGAGCAATACATGTTCTATCCGACCAGGGCGCAGATCGAGCCGGGCTCGATCTGGCTGCGCACGCTGATGCTGGAGACGGGCCGTGAACTCGGCAGCCTGCCCGCGCGCATGACGAAGGGCGGATGA
- a CDS encoding glutathione S-transferase family protein — translation MLKLYVAPGTCALATHITLAEAGADYVAEKISFKINQQNSPDYLAINPKGRVPALVTERGVLTETPAMLAYLAQRFPQARLAPLDDVFAFAEVQSFNSYLCSTVHIAHAHKLRGARWASEESSFADMKRKIPETMAACFALIEQKMLRGPWVMGEQYTICDPYLFTIAQWLEGDSVDINAFPKVADHFKRMSERPAVQKAFAELAA, via the coding sequence ATGTTGAAGCTCTATGTCGCGCCAGGCACCTGCGCGCTCGCCACGCACATCACGCTCGCCGAAGCCGGCGCCGACTACGTCGCCGAGAAGATCAGCTTCAAGATCAACCAGCAGAACAGTCCCGATTATCTCGCGATCAACCCCAAGGGCCGGGTGCCCGCGCTGGTGACCGAGCGCGGCGTTCTGACCGAGACGCCGGCGATGCTGGCCTATCTCGCGCAGCGCTTTCCGCAAGCCCGATTGGCCCCGCTCGACGACGTCTTCGCGTTCGCCGAGGTGCAGTCCTTCAACAGCTATCTCTGCTCGACGGTGCACATCGCCCACGCGCACAAGCTGCGCGGCGCTCGCTGGGCCAGCGAGGAGTCCTCCTTCGCGGACATGAAGCGCAAGATCCCCGAGACGATGGCGGCGTGCTTCGCCCTGATCGAGCAGAAGATGCTGCGCGGTCCCTGGGTGATGGGGGAGCAGTACACGATCTGCGATCCCTATCTGTTCACGATCGCGCAATGGCTCGAGGGCGACAGCGTCGACATCAACGCCTTTCCCAAGGTGGCCGATCATTTCAAGCGGATGTCCGAGCGGCCGGCCGTGCAGAAGGCGTTCGCGGAACTGGCGGCCTGA
- a CDS encoding MBL fold metallo-hydrolase: MAKAAGFSRRSMLGFGATAGLCGLSGIMSPGALAKGPFLNTQAPTFFRFKLGSAEATIISDGVLPLGDPHAAFLGISAGDLDSMLTNNFLPVGAATLEQNILVLNTGDKIIIFDNGMGVSKLFGDTTGKMLLTLKQAGIDAKDVDALVMTHAHIDHCGGVIGADGKPSFPNAELFISEADFTFWTDEAKVGPTYKAFYEQAVRNLLPVRDRITFFKDGQEFLPGVQAMFTPGHTVGHTIFLIQSGQDQLAYIGDISHHPVLLIEKPLIEFAYDTDPKQAAKTRVRVLDMLAANRTRILGYHFPWPGIGHIGKLGDGFRYYPTAVHTMDVAPI, encoded by the coding sequence ATGGCCAAGGCTGCAGGATTCTCACGTCGTTCGATGCTGGGCTTTGGCGCCACGGCCGGGCTCTGTGGATTGTCCGGGATCATGAGCCCCGGCGCGCTGGCCAAGGGCCCGTTCCTCAACACCCAGGCGCCGACGTTCTTTCGCTTCAAGCTCGGTTCTGCGGAGGCCACCATCATCTCGGATGGCGTGCTGCCGCTCGGCGATCCTCATGCGGCGTTCCTCGGCATATCCGCTGGCGATCTGGACTCGATGCTGACGAACAACTTCCTGCCGGTCGGGGCTGCGACGCTGGAGCAGAACATTCTCGTGCTCAACACTGGCGACAAGATCATCATCTTCGACAACGGCATGGGCGTCTCGAAGCTGTTCGGCGACACCACCGGCAAGATGCTGCTGACGTTGAAGCAGGCCGGCATCGATGCCAAGGACGTCGACGCGCTGGTCATGACGCATGCGCATATCGATCATTGCGGCGGCGTGATCGGCGCTGATGGCAAGCCGAGCTTCCCCAATGCCGAGCTGTTCATCTCCGAGGCCGACTTCACCTTCTGGACCGATGAGGCGAAGGTCGGGCCCACCTACAAGGCGTTCTACGAGCAGGCGGTGCGCAATCTGCTGCCGGTCAGGGACCGCATCACCTTCTTCAAGGATGGCCAGGAGTTCCTGCCGGGCGTGCAGGCGATGTTCACGCCGGGCCATACGGTCGGGCATACGATCTTCCTGATCCAGTCGGGCCAGGATCAGCTCGCCTATATCGGCGATATCTCGCACCATCCGGTGCTGCTGATCGAGAAGCCGCTGATCGAGTTCGCCTATGACACCGATCCGAAGCAGGCCGCCAAGACCCGCGTCCGCGTGCTCGACATGCTCGCGGCCAACCGGACGCGCATCCTCGGCTATCATTTCCCGTGGCCGGGCATCGGCCATATCGGCAAGCTCGGCGACGGCTTCCGCTATTATCCGACCGCCGTGCACACGATGGACGTGGCGCCGATCTAG
- a CDS encoding sensor domain-containing diguanylate cyclase: protein MFQTLKDRIRAVENRLSVRMQIAAATAAISLMLIGALAASAAFVSYHNTAALLNGNLTNLATNAAGRLDRFMAVRQQEMSLLSQLRPLQKVWHGEPGEVRNVLEQLQRTFSEFAWIGFADVDGKVIASTGGLLQGQSVAARPWFKNGLQRMAVGDVHEAILLASLLTQRATDEPYRFVDLSMPVFDADGKLLGVLGGHLNWDWASALIKDIEDNDGGADTRLAIIGKDGTVLVGAQRDTVKYSGEQLAGILKNRDGTFIETAGDEKMLTAFHVGTGHREYQGLNWIVTASQPASVALAAAMRSAEIILGIGAAVALIGVSLALLMARRIAAPIRAVTQEADRIGRLSGPSMLARQGGSAEVVQLTRALRSLLRRIGLAEERTKEAELRATENALQFQDDLTRLQRLADQDFLTGLMNRRAFVAAADDAMQYCRRYQRGLGTLMIDIDHFKKINDTHGHAVGDQAIKAVADIINGSIRTTDKAARFGGEEFVVLLREIDEPTAMLLAERIRRNIEVATIENGASCVPATVSIGLSLLEENDRDIQDMIERADQGLYAAKTTGRNRVVLMAPSPTSLARAA from the coding sequence ATGTTCCAGACCCTCAAGGACCGGATACGCGCGGTCGAAAACCGCCTCAGCGTACGCATGCAGATCGCAGCAGCGACGGCCGCCATCTCGCTCATGCTCATCGGAGCCTTGGCCGCGAGCGCGGCCTTCGTCAGTTACCACAATACCGCAGCGTTGTTGAACGGCAATCTCACGAACCTCGCGACCAACGCAGCCGGCCGGCTGGACCGCTTCATGGCGGTGCGCCAGCAGGAAATGAGCCTGCTGTCGCAATTGCGGCCTCTGCAGAAAGTCTGGCACGGCGAGCCGGGCGAGGTCCGGAATGTGCTCGAGCAATTGCAGCGCACCTTTTCGGAATTTGCCTGGATCGGCTTTGCCGATGTCGACGGCAAGGTGATCGCGTCGACCGGCGGATTGCTGCAGGGCCAGTCGGTCGCGGCGCGGCCATGGTTCAAGAATGGCCTGCAGCGCATGGCGGTCGGCGACGTCCACGAGGCCATCCTGCTCGCCTCGCTCCTGACCCAGCGTGCCACGGACGAGCCCTATCGCTTCGTCGACCTGTCGATGCCGGTGTTCGACGCCGACGGCAAGCTGCTGGGCGTGCTCGGCGGCCATCTGAACTGGGACTGGGCCAGCGCGCTCATCAAGGACATCGAAGACAATGACGGCGGGGCCGACACCCGCCTTGCGATCATCGGCAAGGACGGCACGGTCCTCGTCGGCGCCCAACGCGACACGGTCAAGTACAGCGGTGAACAGCTCGCCGGCATTCTCAAGAACCGAGACGGCACCTTCATCGAGACGGCCGGCGACGAGAAGATGCTGACCGCCTTCCATGTCGGAACCGGACATCGTGAATATCAGGGCCTGAACTGGATCGTGACCGCCAGCCAGCCCGCAAGCGTGGCGCTGGCGGCCGCGATGCGATCGGCAGAGATCATTCTCGGCATCGGCGCTGCGGTCGCGCTGATCGGTGTCTCGCTTGCGCTGCTGATGGCGCGGCGAATTGCGGCCCCGATCCGGGCCGTGACCCAAGAGGCTGACCGGATCGGGCGCCTCTCCGGCCCCTCCATGCTCGCCCGGCAGGGCGGATCGGCCGAAGTGGTGCAGCTCACGCGCGCGCTGCGGTCGCTGCTGCGCCGGATCGGCCTTGCCGAGGAGCGCACCAAGGAGGCCGAGCTGCGTGCGACCGAGAACGCGCTGCAATTCCAGGACGATCTGACCAGGCTGCAGCGACTGGCCGACCAGGACTTCCTGACCGGCCTGATGAACCGGCGCGCTTTCGTTGCCGCGGCCGACGACGCGATGCAGTATTGCCGGCGATACCAGCGCGGTCTGGGAACACTGATGATCGACATCGATCATTTCAAGAAGATCAACGATACGCACGGCCATGCGGTCGGCGACCAGGCGATCAAGGCGGTTGCCGACATCATCAATGGCTCGATCCGGACCACCGACAAGGCGGCACGCTTCGGCGGCGAGGAATTCGTGGTTCTGTTGCGCGAAATCGACGAGCCCACCGCCATGCTGCTCGCCGAACGTATCCGGCGCAACATCGAGGTGGCGACCATCGAGAACGGGGCCAGCTGCGTGCCGGCGACCGTTTCGATCGGGCTGTCCCTGCTCGAAGAGAACGACCGCGACATCCAGGACATGATCGAGCGCGCAGACCAGGGCTTGTATGCAGCCAAGACCACCGGCCGCAACCGCGTCGTCCTGATGGCGCCGTCTCCAACCAGCCTGGCCCGCGCCGCCTGA
- a CDS encoding SDR family NAD(P)-dependent oxidoreductase yields MFRSLSIVITGGATGLGFAIANALTSEGARLTLLSRQTDNLDRAVQELRRRHAGADIEVQTVDVGDPIAAFQAIEEVARRRGGIDMVFNNAGVMREGRFETLTDDDFRAVMQTNFFGAVNVTRAALPHLGATGGRLINIASVAGLAGIFGFTAYGSAKHALVGFTECLHYELPRQGIKVHLVCPAEFETPMVAELDSYRTPENRRHTLAIPRTPLDIVVADTLRGIQRDRYFIVPGGRARLAVLGLRLFPSIARQLGARIVAKLEWKRPA; encoded by the coding sequence ATGTTCCGTTCACTCAGCATTGTCATCACCGGGGGAGCGACGGGCCTGGGCTTTGCGATAGCGAATGCGCTTACGTCCGAAGGAGCTCGGCTGACGCTCCTCTCGCGGCAAACCGACAATCTGGATCGCGCGGTTCAGGAACTTCGTCGGCGACACGCCGGCGCCGATATCGAGGTTCAGACCGTCGATGTTGGCGATCCAATTGCAGCGTTCCAGGCTATCGAGGAGGTTGCCCGGCGCCGTGGAGGGATCGACATGGTGTTCAACAATGCAGGTGTGATGCGCGAGGGGCGGTTCGAGACTCTCACCGACGATGACTTCCGGGCCGTGATGCAAACCAATTTCTTTGGTGCGGTCAATGTCACGAGGGCTGCTCTACCCCATCTGGGCGCCACGGGCGGGCGGTTGATAAATATAGCATCGGTCGCTGGTTTGGCCGGCATTTTCGGTTTCACCGCCTATGGATCTGCGAAACACGCCTTGGTCGGCTTTACCGAATGCCTGCACTACGAGCTGCCGCGCCAAGGTATCAAGGTTCACCTCGTCTGTCCGGCGGAGTTCGAGACGCCGATGGTGGCGGAGCTCGATTCCTATCGGACACCGGAGAACCGGCGACATACGCTTGCCATCCCGAGAACTCCCTTGGACATCGTTGTTGCGGACACATTGCGGGGAATCCAGCGCGATCGGTATTTCATCGTTCCGGGTGGGCGCGCCCGGCTGGCCGTCCTCGGCCTTCGGCTCTTCCCATCGATTGCACGTCAGCTCGGCGCGCGCATTGTCGCGAAACTCGAGTGGAAGCGCCCGGCGTGA
- a CDS encoding HIT family protein, with protein MTLTVPYDPNNIFGRILRGEVPAAKVWEDDHVLAFMDAFPQAEGHILVISKTSTARTLLDVEPDVLARMAVATRRTARAVVKALAPEGFLIAQLNGAASGQTVFHLHFHIIPRWADVPMKGHGEAPMGKPETLLALADRIAAALD; from the coding sequence ATGACCCTCACCGTCCCCTACGACCCCAACAACATCTTTGGCCGAATCCTTCGCGGCGAAGTCCCTGCCGCCAAGGTCTGGGAGGACGATCACGTCCTCGCATTCATGGACGCCTTTCCCCAGGCCGAGGGGCATATCCTGGTAATCTCGAAGACCTCGACGGCCCGCACCCTGCTGGACGTGGAGCCGGACGTGCTCGCTCGGATGGCCGTAGCCACCCGACGCACCGCCCGGGCCGTGGTCAAGGCGCTCGCACCGGAGGGTTTCCTGATCGCGCAGTTGAACGGCGCAGCCAGCGGTCAGACCGTCTTCCACCTGCATTTCCATATCATACCTCGCTGGGCGGACGTTCCGATGAAGGGCCACGGGGAGGCGCCGATGGGTAAACCAGAAACCCTGCTCGCCCTCGCCGACCGCATCGCCGCTGCGCTCGATTGA
- a CDS encoding AraC family transcriptional regulator — MMFIGRLGALPLHRHPISVCLVALQAPLRIGTTMSEQSLACLTAIIPAGLSHTLDLSGAPVAVIYNDPDDPYYRRLSPHQGCGLSSLDPDVESSLIAAVRNLYVLHQAGDKLRFDEFDFAAEQALGIEPRPPRIDARVEHIVSIIRADIARNHSIQELARRVDLSPSRLQHLFVQEIGVPLRTFRIWIRFRHAVKRVGGGDSITSAALDAGFASSSHFSHAFKATFGATAASVLKDAPSRVQIQLIE; from the coding sequence ATGATGTTCATCGGGCGTCTGGGCGCGCTGCCGCTGCACCGGCATCCAATATCGGTCTGCCTGGTGGCCCTTCAGGCCCCTCTGCGGATCGGCACCACAATGTCCGAGCAGAGCCTGGCCTGCCTTACGGCGATCATTCCCGCAGGCTTGTCGCATACCCTTGATCTAAGCGGGGCGCCGGTCGCCGTGATATACAATGATCCTGACGATCCTTACTATCGGCGCCTCTCGCCCCATCAGGGATGTGGCCTGAGCTCACTGGACCCTGATGTCGAAAGTTCGCTTATCGCCGCTGTGCGGAATCTCTACGTGTTGCATCAGGCAGGTGACAAGCTTCGCTTCGACGAATTCGATTTCGCTGCTGAACAGGCATTGGGGATCGAACCGCGCCCACCACGAATCGATGCGCGGGTTGAACATATCGTATCGATCATAAGGGCTGACATCGCCCGCAATCACTCGATCCAGGAACTGGCCCGGCGAGTCGACCTTTCCCCCAGTCGCCTGCAGCATCTGTTCGTCCAAGAGATTGGGGTGCCGTTGAGGACGTTCAGGATTTGGATTCGTTTCCGGCACGCTGTGAAGCGTGTGGGAGGCGGCGATTCCATCACGTCGGCGGCCCTCGATGCAGGCTTTGCGAGCTCCAGCCATTTCAGCCACGCCTTCAAGGCAACCTTTGGCGCTACTGCGGCCAGCGTGCTCAAGGACGCTCCGTCCAGGGTCCAGATTCAATTGATCGAGTAA
- a CDS encoding NAD(P)H-dependent flavin oxidoreductase produces MFSTSITRAFGLTTPIVNAGMAMIARPALAAAVSEAGGLGTIGSDINPPDVLRDLVRQTKTLTKRPFGVDLIGDFLTDDHISVLIEEQVALAIFFWTLPTPELVQRLKQAGIKVWMQVGRVAEAEQAAALGADALIIQGAEAGGHNRAEASTMTLFPRIRRRFPRLPLLAAGGIVDGTTMAAALVLGADAVWCGSRFLASTEAEAHASYKDRVVSADVGDTAILSIYGPEWPGQAMRAIVNDGARVALGREAEAIKDAEGQVIGSTILNGQTIPLPRYSAILPTRDFDGDIEQACLTAGQSVGNIDEILPAGEIVRRMTREAKAALDRLAAREEA; encoded by the coding sequence ATGTTTTCAACTTCGATTACCCGGGCCTTCGGGCTCACGACCCCGATCGTCAATGCAGGCATGGCCATGATCGCGCGTCCCGCACTCGCGGCTGCGGTCAGCGAGGCCGGCGGGCTTGGTACGATCGGCTCCGACATCAATCCGCCCGACGTCCTGCGCGATCTCGTCCGACAGACGAAGACACTGACGAAACGGCCTTTCGGCGTCGATCTGATCGGCGACTTCCTCACCGATGACCACATCTCCGTCCTCATTGAGGAACAGGTAGCGCTTGCCATCTTCTTCTGGACGTTGCCGACGCCAGAGCTTGTCCAACGGTTGAAGCAGGCCGGGATCAAGGTCTGGATGCAGGTCGGCCGCGTCGCCGAAGCCGAGCAGGCGGCCGCACTCGGCGCCGATGCACTCATCATCCAGGGCGCCGAGGCGGGCGGGCACAATCGAGCCGAGGCGTCGACCATGACGCTCTTCCCGCGCATTCGGCGTCGCTTCCCCCGCCTGCCGTTGCTCGCCGCCGGCGGCATCGTCGATGGTACGACCATGGCGGCCGCACTCGTGCTCGGCGCCGATGCGGTCTGGTGCGGCAGCCGCTTTCTCGCCTCGACAGAGGCGGAAGCTCACGCGAGCTACAAGGATCGCGTGGTGTCTGCCGATGTCGGCGATACGGCGATCCTCTCCATCTACGGCCCCGAGTGGCCTGGTCAGGCCATGCGAGCGATCGTCAATGACGGTGCGCGCGTGGCGTTGGGGCGAGAAGCCGAGGCCATAAAGGATGCCGAGGGCCAGGTGATCGGTTCGACGATCCTCAATGGGCAGACGATCCCCCTCCCGCGCTATAGCGCCATCCTGCCGACCCGCGATTTCGACGGCGACATCGAGCAGGCTTGCCTGACTGCCGGGCAGAGCGTCGGCAACATCGACGAGATCCTGCCGGCCGGCGAGATCGTCCGGCGCATGACACGTGAGGCGAAGGCGGCGCTCGACCGTCTCGCTGCCAGGGAGGAGGCCTGA
- a CDS encoding winged helix-turn-helix domain-containing protein, translating into MDAMTIAGLIRQGHRTALAGRDAELRLLRQVTAPGGPVVAYVHGPAGIGKTTLVSALDACLEDQGVRRLHIAAGAVKPTPTAILTALGSVVSHDVRTVAELAAALAGVGDITVVMVDDVDTWRLAASWLRADLIPALPATTRFVLAGSVPPPPAWSVEYGQYFLDIKLGTLPRAESDAAVAAAGLSADIAERIWLLSGGYPLGLRMAIHAARTGSLGTARDVGELANAILHAIGDSALRRAVEACAIVRRANRALLSTILETGEPIPLSLIEAIETLPFAKRDAEGIYIAEPVRRAIVDWMSAVEPERYQLWRKTAADWIVSHLRAAGRSGRWRLMADLLHLLEQPALRNAFFPPGEEAPPVDPARADDFDQILDIAELRDGADERARIEVWAQRLPHRFSVARGPEGEVLAFYLFARQDDPHSGLGAVDPLFAAWQAHLAANPVEGEILFIRQMAARANGANPPGRTACILDLKRNYIERRGVARIYTCAVAEDRDLLHRLGFRPLEQPRTGTPDTMVLDIPGGDMIAWFAALIDAGPGGIARLDFARDRREVMVEGRAIELTPMEAQVLGELIDRAPAVVRREDLIERIWRRAHVGSNVVDTLVRTLRKKLGPRRDCIQTVPKAGYRYVAFGTSAEPERASQQALSR; encoded by the coding sequence ATGGATGCGATGACGATTGCCGGCCTGATACGCCAGGGGCATCGCACTGCTCTGGCCGGACGCGACGCTGAACTGCGCCTGCTGCGCCAGGTGACGGCGCCTGGAGGACCTGTTGTCGCCTACGTTCACGGCCCCGCCGGCATCGGCAAGACAACGCTTGTTTCGGCGCTGGATGCCTGCCTCGAGGATCAGGGTGTCCGCCGTCTGCATATTGCGGCGGGCGCCGTGAAGCCCACGCCGACGGCGATCCTGACGGCGCTCGGCAGCGTCGTTAGTCACGACGTCCGAACGGTCGCCGAGCTTGCAGCCGCGCTTGCGGGCGTCGGGGATATCACCGTCGTGATGGTCGACGACGTCGACACCTGGCGCCTGGCGGCGTCGTGGCTTCGCGCTGACCTCATTCCCGCTCTCCCCGCAACTACGCGCTTTGTCCTCGCCGGCTCCGTCCCTCCACCGCCTGCCTGGTCGGTCGAGTACGGGCAGTACTTCCTCGACATCAAGCTCGGTACGCTTCCGAGGGCGGAAAGCGATGCGGCGGTCGCAGCGGCGGGTCTCTCGGCTGATATCGCCGAGCGCATCTGGCTCTTGAGCGGCGGTTATCCTCTTGGCCTGCGAATGGCGATCCACGCGGCACGTACCGGTTCGCTTGGCACCGCGCGCGACGTCGGCGAACTTGCCAATGCGATCCTGCACGCCATCGGCGACAGCGCCTTGCGCCGAGCGGTCGAAGCATGCGCCATCGTTCGGCGAGCCAACCGCGCCCTGCTCTCGACCATCCTGGAAACAGGGGAGCCGATCCCGCTTTCGCTGATCGAGGCGATCGAAACACTGCCATTCGCGAAGCGCGATGCGGAAGGAATCTATATCGCCGAACCAGTGCGGCGAGCGATCGTCGACTGGATGTCTGCCGTTGAACCCGAACGCTACCAGCTCTGGCGCAAAACCGCAGCGGACTGGATCGTCAGCCATCTTCGCGCGGCGGGACGCTCCGGCCGTTGGCGCCTCATGGCCGATCTTCTGCACCTCCTGGAGCAGCCGGCACTTCGCAACGCGTTCTTCCCGCCGGGAGAGGAAGCGCCTCCTGTCGATCCAGCCCGCGCTGACGATTTCGACCAGATCCTCGATATCGCCGAACTCCGTGACGGCGCCGACGAGCGCGCCCGCATCGAGGTCTGGGCCCAGCGGTTGCCGCATCGCTTTTCCGTGGCAAGGGGACCGGAGGGCGAAGTGTTGGCCTTCTATCTGTTCGCACGGCAGGACGATCCGCATTCAGGGCTCGGCGCTGTCGACCCTCTGTTTGCCGCGTGGCAGGCTCATCTGGCCGCCAATCCCGTCGAAGGAGAAATCCTGTTCATCCGCCAGATGGCCGCAAGAGCCAATGGAGCCAATCCGCCTGGCCGCACCGCTTGCATCCTCGACTTGAAGCGCAACTACATTGAGCGCCGGGGGGTGGCGCGAATCTACACCTGCGCAGTTGCAGAGGATCGCGACCTTCTGCACCGGCTCGGATTTCGTCCTCTGGAACAACCGCGAACCGGCACGCCGGACACGATGGTGCTCGATATCCCTGGAGGCGACATGATCGCGTGGTTTGCGGCTCTGATCGATGCCGGTCCGGGTGGAATCGCCCGCCTGGATTTTGCACGCGATCGGCGCGAGGTCATGGTGGAAGGACGCGCAATCGAGCTAACGCCCATGGAAGCGCAGGTTCTTGGCGAACTGATCGATCGTGCGCCGGCAGTGGTGCGCCGGGAAGATCTTATCGAGCGCATCTGGCGACGGGCCCATGTCGGCAGCAACGTCGTCGATACGCTCGTGCGCACGCTGCGCAAGAAGCTGGGTCCCAGACGAGACTGCATTCAGACGGTCCCCAAGGCGGGTTATCGCTACGTCGCATTCGGCACGTCCGCTGAACCAGAACGGGCAAGCCAGCAGGCTCTCAGCCGTTGA